One genomic window of Gossypium raimondii isolate GPD5lz unplaced genomic scaffold, ASM2569854v1 Contig00146, whole genome shotgun sequence includes the following:
- the LOC105781450 gene encoding uncharacterized protein LOC105781450: protein MREDGEIESDSEEDVHELPTKEDEENDLEVLNLVQDEQQRETIFHTRCKVQDKVCVVIINSGSCTNVASSVMVDRLGLKTTKHPNPYKLQWLNDGGELKVTKQVVVPFTIGNYKDEVLCDVVSMDATHLLFGRPWQYDKRAMHDGFTNRYSFMHADHCLLAEFPADLPASIVSLLQEFEDVFPKETPKGLPPLRGIEHQIDFIPGATIPNRPAYRTNPEEMKELQRQVTELMDKAYIRESLSPCAVPVLLDDMLDELCGAVIFSKIDLKSGYHQIRMREDDEWKTTFKKKLGSRRTSESCTADFERRKIGVEVDHEKIKAIQEWSRPTSITQVRSFHGLASFYRRFVPNFSSITAPLTGIIKKNSSFLWGAVLIQEKRPVAYFSEKLSGATLNYLVYDKEMYALIRALETWQHYLLPKEFVIHTDHEALRYITENRICIPQGSMREILIREAHEGGLMGHFGVTKTLHTLKEHLFWPKMRRTLNAICERCVTCKKAKSKVSPHDVVRLHGIPRSIVSDRDVKFLSHFWRTLWSKLGTKLMFSTTCHPQTDGQTEVVNRVLSTLLRSIIKKNIKTWEDCLPHVEFAYNHAVHSATKMSPFEVVYGFNPITPLDMLPLPQEQVMNRDGKAKAEYMKKLHQ from the exons ATGCGAGAAGATGGAGAGATCGAGTCAGATTCTGAGGAAGATGTACATGAACTCCcgactaaagaagatgaagagaatgacCTAGAAGTTCTGAATCTG GTGCAAGACGAGCAACAACGTGAGACTATCTTTCACACACGATGCAAGGTTCAAGATAAGGTATGTGTTGTGATTATTAATAGTGGTAGTTGTACTAATGTTGCTAGTTCAGTGATGGTTGACAGATTAGGTCTTAAGACGACGAAGCATCCGAATCCGTACAAGTTGCAGTGGTTGAATGACGGTGGAGAACTTAAAGTGACGAAACAAGTGGTTGTACCATTTACAATTGGAAACTACAAGGACGAGGTCCTTTGTGATGTTGTGTCGATGGATGCTACTCACCTTCTTTTCGGGCGCCCTTGGCAGTATGACAAGAGGGCAATGCATGATGGTTTTACAAATCGATACTCTTTTATGCATGCAG atCATTGTTTATTGGCTGAGTTCCCTGCTGATTTGCCTGCATCGATTGTGTCCCTTTTGCAAGAGTTTGAGGATGTGTTTCCGAAAGAAACACCGAAGGGATTACCACCTCTTCGTGGCATTGAGCACCAGATTGATTTCATTCCAGGTGCTACCATTCCAAATCGACCAGCTTATCGTACTAACCCTGAAGAGATGAAAGAGCTTCAAAGGCAAGTTACAGAATTGATGGACAAGGCTTATATTCGAGAAAGTCTGAGTCCATGTGCTGTTCCGGTGTT acttgatgacatgttggacGAGCTTTGCGGAGCcgtcatcttctccaaaataGACTTGAAGAGTGGATATCATCAGATTCGCATGCGAGAAGACGATGAATGGAAGACAACCTTCAAAAAAAAGctag GATCACGTAGAACATCTGAGAGCTGTACTGCAGACTTTGAGAGAAGAAAGATT GGTGTTGAAGTTGATcatgagaaaataaaggcaattcaGGAATGGTCACGACCGACATCGATTACTCAAGTTAGATCAtttcatggtttagctagtttttatcgaCGGTTTGTTCCTAACTTCAGTTCTATTACCGCACCCTTAACCGGAATTATTAAGAAGAATTCCAGCTTCTTGTGGG GCGCAGTTTTAATACAGGAAAAGAGGCCCGTTGCatattttagtgagaaactgAGTGGAGCAACATTGAATTATCTAGTTTATGATAAAGAGATGTATGCACTGATTCGGGCATTGGAGACATGGCAGCATTACTTGTTGCCTAAGGAGTTTGTGATCCACACTGACCACGAGGCTTTACGATATATCACAG aaaacagGATATGCATTCCACAGGGTTCAATGCGTGAAATACTGATCCGTGAAGCACATGAAGGTGGATTGATGGGTCATTTTGGGGTCACTAAAACGTTACACACCTTAAAAGAGCATCTTTTCTGGCCTAAGATGCGCCGGACGTTGAACGCCATCTGTGAACGTTGTGTGACATGTAAGAAAGCAAAATCGAAGGTTTCACCACATG ATGTTGTACGATTACATGGTATTCCTAGGTCGATTGTTTCTGACAGGGATGTGAAGTTTTTGAGTCATTTCTGGAGGACTCTTTGGAGTAAACTTGGTACGaaacttatgttttctactaCTTGTCATCCCCAGACTGATGGGCAAACTGAGGTTGTTAATAGAGTTTTATCTACTTTACTTCGATCCATCATtaaaaagaacatcaaaacttgGGAAGATTGTTTGCCACACGTTGAATTCGCTTATAACCATGCTGTACATTCTGCTACTAAGATGTCACcttttgaggttgtttatggctttaatcctattacgcctctagATATGTTGCCTTTGCCGCAGGAACAGGTGATGAACAGGGACGGTAAAGCAAAAGCAGAATACATGAAGAAATTGCATCAATAG